A window of Garciella nitratireducens DSM 15102 contains these coding sequences:
- a CDS encoding cysteine desulfurase family protein produces MREIYLDNSATTKPLNEVVKAMMEYYEVKYGNPSSMHRMGVEAERGLKFARKEIAKFLKVEEKEIIFTSGGTESNNMAILGTVNHNTKKGNHIITTTIEHPSVLNVFKNLEKKGFEVSYLSVNHQGKINLEELQSLIRKDTILISIMMVNNEIGTIQPIKEIGKIIKEKNNECIFHVDGVQAFGKICCYPKSMNIDLFTMSGHKIHGPKGIGALYKRKDLQIDPIFLGGGQESTLRSGTENVPGIVGMGKAVEKLNQNFEEKIKFLRNLREKAKEKILREIENVSINGPTYLEETAPHILSISFENIKGEVLLHSLEQEGIYVSTGSACSSKEKGSHVLKNIGLSDKFIDGTLRISFSILNTEEEIDFLVEELKRYVKLLRKIIRR; encoded by the coding sequence ATGAGAGAAATTTATTTGGACAATAGCGCTACTACAAAACCTTTAAACGAAGTGGTCAAAGCGATGATGGAATATTATGAAGTAAAATATGGAAATCCTTCTTCCATGCATAGAATGGGAGTAGAAGCAGAAAGAGGATTAAAATTTGCTAGAAAAGAAATAGCTAAATTTCTTAAAGTAGAGGAAAAAGAAATTATTTTTACCTCGGGAGGAACAGAATCCAATAATATGGCAATTTTAGGGACTGTAAATCATAATACAAAAAAAGGAAATCATATTATTACTACAACAATAGAGCATCCTTCTGTATTAAATGTTTTTAAAAATCTAGAAAAAAAAGGATTTGAAGTTTCCTATCTATCCGTAAATCATCAAGGGAAAATTAATTTAGAAGAACTTCAATCATTAATTAGAAAAGATACCATATTAATAAGTATTATGATGGTGAATAATGAAATAGGAACTATACAGCCTATAAAAGAAATCGGTAAAATTATTAAAGAAAAGAATAATGAATGCATTTTTCATGTAGATGGGGTACAAGCTTTTGGAAAAATTTGTTGCTATCCTAAAAGTATGAATATAGATTTATTTACTATGAGTGGTCATAAAATTCATGGACCTAAGGGAATTGGTGCTCTTTATAAGAGAAAAGATTTACAAATTGATCCTATTTTTTTAGGAGGAGGACAGGAAAGTACTCTACGATCAGGAACAGAAAATGTACCTGGAATTGTAGGTATGGGAAAAGCTGTAGAAAAACTAAATCAAAATTTTGAGGAAAAAATAAAATTTTTACGCAATTTAAGAGAAAAAGCCAAAGAAAAAATTTTAAGAGAAATAGAAAATGTATCTATTAATGGTCCTACGTATTTAGAAGAGACTGCACCTCATATATTAAGTATATCTTTTGAAAATATTAAGGGAGAAGTTTTACTTCATTCTTTAGAGCAAGAGGGCATTTATGTATCTACTGGTTCTGCTTGTTCTTCTAAAGAAAAAGGAAGTCATGTATTAAAAAATATAGGACTATCCGATAAATTTATAGATGGGACTTTACGTATTAGTTTTTCTATACTAAATACAGAAGAAGAAATAGATTTTTTAGTGGAGGAATTAAAGAGATACGTTAAATTATTAAGAAAGATTATAAGGAGGTAG
- the thiI gene encoding tRNA uracil 4-sulfurtransferase ThiI — protein MEKVILVRYGEISLKGLNRSYFMNQLYRNMKAALAEYEEVHIEQIQGRYLVKCLKEDIEQVVQSLTRVFGIVSISPAFQLENDLYKIKKMALDLIKKQEWIKTFKVETKRANKNFPLTSPEISKEIGAHILTYTNHLKVDVHHPDIKIYVEIRDKAYVYHEIIPGVGGLPVGSNGKAALLISGGIDSPVAGYMTAKRGVELIAVHFHSFPFTSDRAKEKVVDLTRILTQYAGPIKLFIVPFSKIQTEIGEKCEERQTTLIMRRFMMKIAEKIAIQEEAKVLITGESIGQVASQTLESLTVTNAAVSIPVFRPLIGMDKQEITEISCKINTYETSILPYEDCCTIFVPKHPDTKPKLEKILQFEKKLDEKNLIEEAIHSMEIVNLP, from the coding sequence TTGGAAAAAGTAATTTTGGTAAGATATGGAGAGATTAGTTTAAAGGGACTAAATCGATCTTATTTTATGAATCAATTATATCGAAATATGAAAGCAGCGCTTGCAGAATATGAGGAAGTTCATATAGAACAAATACAAGGACGATATCTTGTAAAATGTTTAAAAGAAGATATAGAACAGGTGGTGCAATCTTTAACTAGAGTTTTTGGAATTGTATCCATCAGCCCTGCTTTTCAGTTAGAAAATGATTTGTATAAGATAAAAAAAATGGCTCTTGATTTAATAAAAAAACAAGAATGGATTAAAACTTTTAAAGTAGAAACCAAAAGGGCAAATAAAAATTTCCCTTTAACATCTCCTGAAATTAGCAAGGAGATAGGAGCGCATATTTTAACTTATACCAATCATTTAAAAGTAGATGTACATCATCCAGATATCAAAATTTATGTTGAAATAAGAGATAAGGCTTATGTTTATCACGAAATCATTCCTGGAGTTGGAGGATTACCGGTAGGTTCTAATGGAAAAGCTGCATTATTAATTTCTGGTGGTATAGATAGTCCAGTAGCTGGTTATATGACAGCCAAGAGAGGAGTAGAGCTAATCGCAGTACATTTTCATAGTTTCCCATTCACGAGTGATAGAGCCAAAGAGAAGGTAGTAGATTTAACTAGAATCTTAACTCAATACGCAGGTCCGATTAAATTATTTATAGTACCTTTTTCAAAAATACAGACGGAAATAGGTGAGAAATGCGAGGAACGTCAAACAACTTTAATTATGAGAAGATTTATGATGAAAATTGCAGAAAAGATTGCAATTCAAGAAGAGGCAAAAGTGCTTATCACTGGAGAGAGTATTGGCCAGGTTGCTAGCCAGACTTTAGAGAGTCTAACTGTGACAAATGCTGCTGTGAGTATTCCTGTATTTAGACCATTAATAGGAATGGATAAACAAGAAATTACTGAAATATCTTGTAAAATAAATACTTATGAAACATCTATTCTTCCTTATGAAGATTGTTGTACTATTTTTGTTCCTAAACATCCTGATACCAAACCAAAACTTGAAAAAATTTTACAATTTGAAAAAAAATTAGATGAAAAAAATTTAATAGAAGAAGCTATTCATTCAATGGAAATTGTAAATTTACCTTAA